In one window of Erinaceus europaeus chromosome 17, mEriEur2.1, whole genome shotgun sequence DNA:
- the LOC103117681 gene encoding olfactory receptor 5P4-like isoform X1: protein MALMQMENHTTVREFIILGLTDNPTLCAFFFIIFLGVYIVTIVGNISIIILIRCSPQLHTPMYIFLSHLAFVDLGYSTSVTPVMLLSFLRERTTISVTGCIVQLASDVAFGTTECFLLATMAYDRYVAICSPLLYSTQMSPVVCFLLLGASYLGGYLNASSFTGCLLNLSFCGPNKINHFFCDLFPLLKLSCGHAYIAEISPAISSASVLISTLFTIIVSYSYILHSILNMRSTEGRKKAFSTCTSHLTAVTLFYGTVLFVYVMPKSSYSADQVKVASVIYTVVVPMLNPLIYSLRNKEVKGAMRKLTGKMHCFF from the exons ATGGCCTTGATG CAGATGGAAAACCACACGACGGTGAGAGAGTTCATTATTCTGGGATTAACAGATAACCCCACACTATGTGCCTTTTTCTTCATCATTTTTCTAGGAGTCTATATCGTGACCATAGTGGGTAATATCAGTATCATCATTTTAATTCGCTGCAGCCCCCAGCTTCACACCCCAATGTATATTTTTCTCAGCCACTTGGCTTTTGTGGATCTCGGATATTCCACATCAGTCACACCAGTCATGCTATTGAGTTTCTTACGAGAGAGAACTACTATTTCAGTTACTGGCTGCATAGTCCAGCTTGCCTCGGATGTTGCCTTTGGGACGACAGAATGCTTCCTGTTGGCCACCATGGCCTATGACCGTTATGTGGCcatctgctctcctctgctctacTCCACGCAAATGTCCCCGGTCGTCTGCTTTCTCCTGTTGGGGGCTTCTTACCTGGGAGGCTACCTGAATGCTTCCTCATTTACAGGTTGTTTGTTGAATCTGTCCTTCTGTGGGCCAAATAAAATCAACCATTTTTTCTGTGACCTCTTCCCACTCTTGAAGCTGTCTTGTGGCCATGCTTATATTGCCGAGATCTCTCCTGCCATCTCTTCTGCGTCAGTCCTTATAAGCACACTGTTCACCATAATAGTATCCTACAGTTACATCCTCCATTCCATTCTGAATATGCGCTCCactgaagggaggaagaaggccTTCTCTACATGTACTTCCCACCTCACTGCTGTCACTTTGTTTTATGgaacagttttgtttgtttatgtgatGCCCAAATCAAGCTATTCAGCTGATCAGGTCAAAGTGGCATCTGTAATCTACACAGTGGTGGTCCCCATGCTAAACCCCCTCATCTATAGCCTGAGGAACAAGGAGGTCAAAGGTGCCATGAGGAAACTAACAGGCAAAATGCACTGTTTTTTCTGA
- the LOC103117681 gene encoding olfactory receptor 5P4-like isoform X2: MENHTTVREFIILGLTDNPTLCAFFFIIFLGVYIVTIVGNISIIILIRCSPQLHTPMYIFLSHLAFVDLGYSTSVTPVMLLSFLRERTTISVTGCIVQLASDVAFGTTECFLLATMAYDRYVAICSPLLYSTQMSPVVCFLLLGASYLGGYLNASSFTGCLLNLSFCGPNKINHFFCDLFPLLKLSCGHAYIAEISPAISSASVLISTLFTIIVSYSYILHSILNMRSTEGRKKAFSTCTSHLTAVTLFYGTVLFVYVMPKSSYSADQVKVASVIYTVVVPMLNPLIYSLRNKEVKGAMRKLTGKMHCFF; the protein is encoded by the coding sequence ATGGAAAACCACACGACGGTGAGAGAGTTCATTATTCTGGGATTAACAGATAACCCCACACTATGTGCCTTTTTCTTCATCATTTTTCTAGGAGTCTATATCGTGACCATAGTGGGTAATATCAGTATCATCATTTTAATTCGCTGCAGCCCCCAGCTTCACACCCCAATGTATATTTTTCTCAGCCACTTGGCTTTTGTGGATCTCGGATATTCCACATCAGTCACACCAGTCATGCTATTGAGTTTCTTACGAGAGAGAACTACTATTTCAGTTACTGGCTGCATAGTCCAGCTTGCCTCGGATGTTGCCTTTGGGACGACAGAATGCTTCCTGTTGGCCACCATGGCCTATGACCGTTATGTGGCcatctgctctcctctgctctacTCCACGCAAATGTCCCCGGTCGTCTGCTTTCTCCTGTTGGGGGCTTCTTACCTGGGAGGCTACCTGAATGCTTCCTCATTTACAGGTTGTTTGTTGAATCTGTCCTTCTGTGGGCCAAATAAAATCAACCATTTTTTCTGTGACCTCTTCCCACTCTTGAAGCTGTCTTGTGGCCATGCTTATATTGCCGAGATCTCTCCTGCCATCTCTTCTGCGTCAGTCCTTATAAGCACACTGTTCACCATAATAGTATCCTACAGTTACATCCTCCATTCCATTCTGAATATGCGCTCCactgaagggaggaagaaggccTTCTCTACATGTACTTCCCACCTCACTGCTGTCACTTTGTTTTATGgaacagttttgtttgtttatgtgatGCCCAAATCAAGCTATTCAGCTGATCAGGTCAAAGTGGCATCTGTAATCTACACAGTGGTGGTCCCCATGCTAAACCCCCTCATCTATAGCCTGAGGAACAAGGAGGTCAAAGGTGCCATGAGGAAACTAACAGGCAAAATGCACTGTTTTTTCTGA
- the LOC103117680 gene encoding olfactory receptor 10Z1-like, which translates to MGNHTTVRTFLLWGFSSFPDLQVLLFVLVFFSHVTILTANASIMAAIKLSHNLHTPMYFFLCGLSFSETCTTMVGIPRMLVDLLSHSKTIPLPECATQMFFFFGFSGNNCFIMAAMSYDRYTAIHNPLHYALRMTPKVCFLLMLASWIVGFLVSLCVVITIFNLSFCNSNIIQHYFCDITPIVSLACDYNSYHEVTIFILSAFVLVGSFILIMVSYVFIGFIVMKMPSAKGRYKAFSTCSSHLTVVCIHYGFAGFVYLRPKNSDSFGADMLMAVIYTVLTPLLNPIVYSLRNKEMQIALRKVVENANKFILR; encoded by the coding sequence ATGGGCAACCACACCACAGTCAGGACTTTCCTTCTGTGGGGCTTTTCCAGTTTCCCAGACCTCCAAGTCCTCCTCTTTGTGCTGGTCTTCTTCTCCCATGTCACCATCCTGACTGCTAATGCATCCATCATGGCGGCCATCAAGCTCAGCCACAACCTGCACACACCCATGTACTTTTTCCTCTGTGGGCTGTCCTTTTCAGAAACCTGCACCACCATGGTGGGCATTCCTCGAATGTTGGTGGACTTGCTCTCACACAGCAAGACCATCCCTCTTCCTGAGTGCGCCAcacagatgtttttcttttttggcttctCAGGAAATAATTGCTTCATCATGGCTGCCATGTCCTATGACCGGTACACGGCCATTCACAATCCATTGCACTATGCCCTCCGGATGACCCCTAAAGTCTGCTTTCTGCTCATGCTGGCCTCTTGGATAGTTGGgttcctggtctctctgtgtgtcgtCATCACTATCTTCAACCTGTCTTTCTGTAACTCCAACATCATCCAGCACTACTTCTGTGATATCACTCCTATTGTCTCCCTTGCTTGTGATTACAATTCCTATCATGAAGTGACTATTTTTATACTTTCTGCCTTTGTGCTGGTGGGAAGCTTTATTTTAATCATGGTCTCTTATGTCTTCATTGGGTTTATAGTTATGAAGATGCCCTCTGCCAAGGGAAGGTATAAGGCTTTCTCAACGTGTTCCTCCCACCTGACTGTGGTGTGCATACACTATGGATTTGCTGGGTTTGTGTACTTGAGACCTAAGAACAGTGATTCATTTGGTGCAGACATGCTGATGGCAGTGATTTATACAGTGCTGACACCTTTGCTTAATCCCATTGTTTACAGTTTAAGGAATAAAGAAATGCAGATAGCCCTAAGGAAGGTAGTAGAAAATGCAAATAAGTTTATCCTCAGATAG